From Camelus dromedarius isolate mCamDro1 chromosome 12, mCamDro1.pat, whole genome shotgun sequence, the proteins below share one genomic window:
- the FAM76B gene encoding protein FAM76B isoform X2, giving the protein MAASALYACTKCTQRYPFEELSQGQQLCKECRIAHPIVKCTYCRSEFQQESKTNTICKKCAQNVKQFGTPKPCQYCNIIAAFIGTKCQRCTNSEKKYGPPQTCEQCKQQCAFDRKEEGRRKVDGKLLCWLCTLSYKRVLQKTKEQRKSLGSSHSNSSSSSLTEKDQHHSKHHHHHHHHHHRHSSSHHKISNLSPEQEQGLWKQSHKSSAAIQNETPKKKPKLESKPSNGDSSINQSADSGGTDNFVLISQLKEEVMSLKRLLQQRDQTILEKDKKLTELKADFQYQESNLRTKMNSMEKAHKETVEQLQAKNRELLKQVAALSKGKKFDKSGSILTSP; this is encoded by the exons ATGGCGGCCTCGGCCCTGTACGCCTGCACCAAGTGCACCCAGCGCTATCCCTTCGAGGAGCTCTCCCAGGGCCAGCAGCTGTGCAAG GAATGTCGGATTGCGCATCCTATTGTAAAATGTACTTACTGCAGATCAGAATTTCAACAAGAGAG CAAAACTAACACAATTTGTAAGAAGTGTGCTCAAAATGTGAAGCAGTTTGGCACC CCTAAGCCTTGCCAGTACTGTAACATAATTGCAGCATTTATTGGTACAAAGTGTCAGCGTTGcacaaattcagaaaaaaaatatggacCACCGCAGACCTGTGAACAGTGCAAACAACAATGTGCTTTTGAtcggaaggaggaaggaagaagaaag gttgATGGGAAGTTATTATGCTGGCTCTGTACTTTATCATACAAGAGAGTTTTACAGAagacaaaagaacaaaggaagagcCTGGGATCTTCACATTCGAATTCATCATCTTCATCTCTTACTGAGAAAGACCAGCATCATTCAaaacatcatcaccaccatcatcaccatcaccatcgtcACAGCAGTAGCCATCACAA aATCAGCAATCTGAGTCCAGAACAAGAGCAGGGACTATGGAAACAGAG CCATAAATCCTCTGCAGCAATTCAGAATGAAACTCCAAAGAAAAAGCCCAAATTGGAATCTAAGCCATCTAATGGAGATAG ctcTATAAATCAGTCAGCAGATAGTGGGGGAACAGACAATTTTGTCCTTATAAGTCAACTGAAAGAAGAAGTGATGTCGCTTAAACGTCTCTTACAGCAGAGAGACCAGACcattttagaaaaagataaaaag ttaACTGAATTAAAGGCAGACTTTCAGTACCAGGAGTCAAACTTGAGAACAAAGATGAACAGTATGGAAAAAGCTCACAAAGAAACTGTGGAACAACTTCAG GCCAAAAACAGAGAACTACTCAAACAGGTTGCAGCCTTGTCAAAGGGTAAAAAGTTTGACAAAAGTGGAAGCATATTAACATCCCCTTGA
- the FAM76B gene encoding protein FAM76B isoform X1: protein MAASALYACTKCTQRYPFEELSQGQQLCKECRIAHPIVKCTYCRSEFQQESKTNTICKKCAQNVKQFGTPKPCQYCNIIAAFIGTKCQRCTNSEKKYGPPQTCEQCKQQCAFDRKEEGRRKVDGKLLCWLCTLSYKRVLQKTKEQRKSLGSSHSNSSSSSLTEKDQHHSKHHHHHHHHHHRHSSSHHKISNLSPEQEQGLWKQSHKSSAAIQNETPKKKPKLESKPSNGDSSSINQSADSGGTDNFVLISQLKEEVMSLKRLLQQRDQTILEKDKKLTELKADFQYQESNLRTKMNSMEKAHKETVEQLQAKNRELLKQVAALSKGKKFDKSGSILTSP from the exons ATGGCGGCCTCGGCCCTGTACGCCTGCACCAAGTGCACCCAGCGCTATCCCTTCGAGGAGCTCTCCCAGGGCCAGCAGCTGTGCAAG GAATGTCGGATTGCGCATCCTATTGTAAAATGTACTTACTGCAGATCAGAATTTCAACAAGAGAG CAAAACTAACACAATTTGTAAGAAGTGTGCTCAAAATGTGAAGCAGTTTGGCACC CCTAAGCCTTGCCAGTACTGTAACATAATTGCAGCATTTATTGGTACAAAGTGTCAGCGTTGcacaaattcagaaaaaaaatatggacCACCGCAGACCTGTGAACAGTGCAAACAACAATGTGCTTTTGAtcggaaggaggaaggaagaagaaag gttgATGGGAAGTTATTATGCTGGCTCTGTACTTTATCATACAAGAGAGTTTTACAGAagacaaaagaacaaaggaagagcCTGGGATCTTCACATTCGAATTCATCATCTTCATCTCTTACTGAGAAAGACCAGCATCATTCAaaacatcatcaccaccatcatcaccatcaccatcgtcACAGCAGTAGCCATCACAA aATCAGCAATCTGAGTCCAGAACAAGAGCAGGGACTATGGAAACAGAG CCATAAATCCTCTGCAGCAATTCAGAATGAAACTCCAAAGAAAAAGCCCAAATTGGAATCTAAGCCATCTAATGGAGATAG tagctcTATAAATCAGTCAGCAGATAGTGGGGGAACAGACAATTTTGTCCTTATAAGTCAACTGAAAGAAGAAGTGATGTCGCTTAAACGTCTCTTACAGCAGAGAGACCAGACcattttagaaaaagataaaaag ttaACTGAATTAAAGGCAGACTTTCAGTACCAGGAGTCAAACTTGAGAACAAAGATGAACAGTATGGAAAAAGCTCACAAAGAAACTGTGGAACAACTTCAG GCCAAAAACAGAGAACTACTCAAACAGGTTGCAGCCTTGTCAAAGGGTAAAAAGTTTGACAAAAGTGGAAGCATATTAACATCCCCTTGA